Proteins encoded by one window of Apium graveolens cultivar Ventura unplaced genomic scaffold, ASM990537v1 ctg4827, whole genome shotgun sequence:
- the LOC141702266 gene encoding uncharacterized protein LOC141702266 → MAGAIRLEENSHLFVAPSDLNFRGDQGGGTVGKGRVRVSWKNICVPLSEGGLGLKDSTDWNRAQLLLHLCRVVDRHPSLWATWINCTALKNKFFWTMKIPSDCSWIWRKVLKLRNVDLIFVLGNGLNTSFWFDPWWHHTPLTSHKHDIALSQLGLPWDFKVGKLFETGSWVLPTANPRLRHISPVISMWLRTFDFPHFDISKNDPISCSDTSIRKLKVWHIWDIIRYRSLEAPWHHLVWHKLRVLRGVESHDHMFVSCPYTAFILRGIAKCLGVNWISGTWFDLLSQCDNIQGSYVRAIFLLAVQVVTYHIWRERNARAHNKGSFSPCMLLTGILADIRARICSSKFMNIDCIGAFCNSLA, encoded by the exons ATGGCAGGTGCTATCAGATTAGAGGAAAATTCTCATTTATTTGTGGCACCTAGTGATTTAAATTTCCGAGGTGATCAAGGG GGTGGCACAGTTGGCAAAGGACGTGTTAGGGTAAGTTGGAAAAATATTTGTGTGCCTCTTAGTGAAGGGGGCTTGGGGTTGAAAGATTCTACAGATTGGAACAGGGCCCAGCTCTTACTGCATCTCTGTCGAGTTGTTGACAGGCATCCCTCTTTGTGGGCGACTTGGATCAATTGCACAGCTCTTAAAAATAAGTTTTTCTGGACCATGAAGATTCCCTCTGACTGCTCCTGGATATGGCGTAAAGTTCTCAAATTAAGGAATGTCGACTTGATCTTTGTGCTTGGTAATGGCCTCAATACTTCATTCTGGTTTGATCCTTGGTGGCATCACACCCCCTTAACTTCTCACAAGCACGACATTGCCTTGTCTCAACTTGGGCTTCCCTGGGATTTTAAAGTGGGTAAACTTTTTGAGACTGGTTCTTGGGTGCTCCCAACTGCTAATCCTCGGTTGAGACACATTTCTCCGGTTATCTCTATGTGGCTTCGCACCTTTGATTTTCCTCATTTTGACATCTCAAAAAATGACCCTATTTCTTGCTCTGACACTAGCATCAGGAAGCTTAAAGTGTGGCATATATGGGATATTATTCGGTATAGGAGCTTGGAAGCCCCTTGGCACCATCTTGTTTGGCATAAATTGCGTGTGCTCAG AGGTGTTGAGTCGCATGATCACATGTTTGTTTCTTGCCCCTATACAGCTTTTATTCTGCGTGGCATTGCTAAATGCCTCGGGGTTAACTGGATTTCTGGAACATGGTTTGATTTGCTCTCTCAGTGTGACAATATTCAGGGATCTTATGTCAGGGCTATCTTTTTGCTAGCTGTCCAGGTGGTTACTTATCATATTTGGCGAGAAAGGAATGCTAGAGCTCATAACAAAGGAAGTTTCAGCCCATGCATGTTGCTCACGGGAATTTTAGCAGATATTAGAGCCAGGATTTGCTCTTCTAAATTTATGAATATAGATTGTATAGGCGCTTTTTGTAATAGTTTAGCCTAG
- the LOC141702268 gene encoding cold shock domain-containing protein 4-like, translating to MEEENGSRLKGSVKWFNDTKGFGFITPDDGSEDLFVHQSSIRSDGFRSLGDGENVEYVIENGSDGRTKAVDVTGPDGAPVQGSTRGNRGGGGGGGGGYGGGGYGDGGYGGGGGGYGGRGGGRGGGRGGGGGGGCYKCGENGHMARDCESGGGGGGYGGGGGGYGGGGGGRYGSGGGGGGGSGCYKCGEEGHFARDCSSSGGGR from the coding sequence ATGGAGGAAGAGAATGGAAGTCGATTGAAGGGGAGTGTGAAGTGGTTTAATGATACAAAGGGGTTTGGGTTCATAACACCAGATGATGGGAGTGAAGATCTGTTTGTTCATCAGTCGAGTATTAGATCTGATGGGTTTCGTAGCTTGGGTGATGGTGAGAATGTTGAGTATGTTATTGAGAATGGTAGTGATGgtaggacaaaagctgttgacGTTACTGGCCCTGATGGTGCTCCTGTTCAGGGTAGCACGCGCGGTAATCGTGGCGGTGGCGGCGGTGGAGGAGGCGGATATGGCGGCGGCGGCTATGGTGATGGTGGGTATGGTGGCGGTGGTGGAGGCTATGGTGGTCGTGGTGGAGGACGTGGAGGTGGTCGGGGTGGAGGCGGTGGTGGTGGGTGTTATAAGTGTGGGGAGAATGGTCATATGGCTAGGGACTGTGAGAGTGGCGGCGGCGGCGGCGGTTATGGTGGCGGTGGCGGCGGCTATGGCGGTGGAGGTGGTGGAAGGTATGGAAGTGGCGGCGGTGGCGGCGGTGGAAGTGGTTGCTACAAGTGTGGTGAAGAGGGGCATTTCGCGAGAGATTGCAGCAGCTCTGGAGGTGGTCGTTAG